A genomic segment from Dendropsophus ebraccatus isolate aDenEbr1 chromosome 7, aDenEbr1.pat, whole genome shotgun sequence encodes:
- the IRF2 gene encoding interferon regulatory factor 2 has product MPVERMRMRPWLEEQINRDCIPGLKWLNKEKKIFQIPWMHAARHGWDVEKDAPLFRNWAIHTGKYQPEVDKPDPKTWKANFRCAMNSLPDIEEVKDKSMKKGNNAFRVYRMIPVAERPSKRGKRAKAEKEEKIKQEKTERSQTPVPSVNGTCTYTTPFTVMCAAIKAEVDSTVNIPGEGPNYNTYNTNVVEDFIVTNPPDVCQVVEVMTESDEQPTVRAQHYPLQISPVSSCGESETDSVPSDEEGLSRLKSHRKVAESKECIRTTSPRAIYNLPGMATFVTSNKPDLQVTIKEEKCPMPYNASWPLFADGNSYTQTASISTLTSTRKDHETRATVIKKTSDVTQPGLKTF; this is encoded by the exons gagaaaaaaatatttcagatTCCATGGATGCATGCAGCCCGACATGGATGGGACGTGGAAAAAGATGCTCCGTTATTTAGAAACTGGGCAATTCATACAG GAAAATATCAACCTGAAGTAGACAAACCAGACCCAAAGACATGGAAGGCAAACTTCAGATGTGCAATGAACTCATTGCCGGATATAGAAGAGGTGAAGGATAAAAGTATGAAGAAAGGAAACAATGCATTCAGAGTGTACAGGATGATACCAGTTGCAGAAAGACCATCAAAAAGAG GAAAAAGAGCAAAagcagaaaaagaagaaaagataaAACAAGAAAAG ACTGAACGGAGCCAGACACCGGTGCCATCTGTGAATGGGACATGTACATATACCACTCCGTTTACAGTCATGTGTGCAGCAATAAAAGCAGAAGTGGACAGTACTGTAAATATTCCAG GTGAAGGACCGAATTACAACACTTACAACACTAATGTGGTGGAAGATTTCATTGTCACCAATCCCCCCGATGTTTGTCAGGTTGTTGAAGTGATGACAGAAAGTGACGAGCAGCCAACTGTACGGGCACAACATTATCCTCTGCAGATATCACCAGTCTCTTCATGTGGAG AAAGTGAAACAGACAGTGTGCCTAGCGATGAAGAGGGTTTG agtCGATTGAAGAGTCATCGTAAGGTTGCTGAAAGTAAAGAATGTATACGGACAACAAGCCCAAGAGCTATCTACAATCTTCCAGGAATGGCAACATTTGTAACGTCCAATAAACCAGACCTCCAGGTCAcaataaaagaggagaaatgccCTATGCCTTATAATGCATCCTGGCCGCTTTTTGCAGATGGGAACTCTTATACACAGACAGCCAGCATCTCGACATTAACCAGCACTCGGAAGGACCATGAAACCAGAGCTACAGTCATTAAGAAAACGTCAGATGTCACTCAGCCAGGACTCAAGACATTCTAA